A segment of the Leptospira barantonii genome:
TCGAAACCGGCCATGATACTGCCGCCGACCATCGCACCTTGCGCGCTTTCCACTTGAAAAACTCCGCCCGTGGTTCTTTCGATCGTAAGAAGTCTATTTTCGGGAACGACCAATCTTCGAAGCGCGACCCCGTTGACCGTTCCGCTCGAGTTGCAACCCGCTTTGGTCGCGTCGCAAGGATTTGAAGATTGAACCGGATAGTATTGCGCGGAATTGATCCCGTCTTTTGTGATGACTTCTCCCATGTTTCCCAAATCGAATTGAAGACCGAGTCCGGTGACGAAGTATGATTTTGCGGAGACGTTTTTACAAAGGAAGAATAAGGATAACAGAAGAATCGTCTTCCAAGAAGACGCCTTTCGAATCAAGATTGAGGGTTTGTTGAGAATCATTTACGCTTTAAAGAACAATCCGAAAATTAGGAAGCTAAATTCGGAGACGCTCCTGTCAAGGTTCTTCAATATTTTTTTGACCTATCTATCTCGGTGCGCACGATCGGAGTCGTCGTTGTAGTCTTATTTTATATTCAGATTCTACAAAGCCTTAACCTTCGAAGGCATAAAAAAAGGCCCTCCGAGGAGAGCCTTTTTACAAATGAAATTCTTAAGAATAAATCTTAGAGTTCGTGTTTGTAACCGAATCTGTAGATTTGTCCACCGACAACGATTGGATACGCAGGGTAAGGAGAAAGGTTAGAAGCTCCCCCTACGGACTGAGTTTTACCTACAGCGTAAGCCGCAGACATGATCGTTTCGAGTTCTAAGAATACGTGACCTTTATCGGAAATTCTTGCTTGAGTTCCGATCAAGAAGTTAGGAGCGATACCGGAAGCTCTAAATCTTGTGTGCTCACGAGTAACCACAGGATCAGTTCCGTCGCTCAACAAGTTTGCAACGCTGGTAAGTCCAGCCGCAGTCAATGCGTCGTATCCGGATTTAATGTTGTTCATTCCGTTCAAAGACCATCCACCGTTGAAGTAGTTCAAACCGGCACCCATGTAAACTGCCGCGTCTTCAGTTACGTTCAATTTGATACCTACAGTAGCAGGAATCACGATAGAGCTGAATCCCCAAGTGATGTCTACGATGTTGTAACCTAACATATCAGCTTTGGTAACCCCACCGGAAATCTTTTGAGTGTATTCAGCCGCAACTCTCCAGAAAAAATACTTAGAGAAATCGGACTCGTAACCTACCATCAAGTTACCACCGACCATTGCGCCTTTAGTTGACTTTGCGTTAACCAAACCGCCGGTAGTTCTGTCGAGAGTGATCAGTCTGTTTTCAGCAGGAATCGCTCTTCTTGGAGCAACCCCAACGTAAGTTCCAGTTCCTGCCGCTTTGGAAGGATCTTGGATACAACCTGCATCCGCACCAACGGAACAAGTATTGGAAGAACGGACAGGACCGTAATAACTTGCGGCGTCCAAACCGTCTTTAGTGATAGTTCCACCTAATTGACCCAGGTCTAATTGAAGACCGAATCCTACAACTGCGTATGATTTTGCGCTTAAGCTTGCAACCGACGACAACAGTACGGCTAGGACAAGCAACACCTTACTCATGTTACGAACCATTGATAACTCCTTACTCACGATTCAATTTGAATTTGATTGTGTTTCCGGAAGTTGTATCTATTTCCTGAATCCCGGACACAGGGTGAAACTTTAGAAGTTCGCGGATTAGTGTCAAACAGGATTTAGCGAAAAGGCTGAAAAGTTCCCAAAATTCTAAAAAGTGAGTGATAATTTTTTAACTTATTTATAACAAATGTTATGCATTTGTATTCGTTTGTTCATCCGAATTGCGACGAAAAAATTCCCCACAGTCCTTGAGGGATTTTGGAAAAACCGATTCTATTTTTTGAGTTCGAAGCCTTTTTTACTCTGAGTGTTATAAATGAAGACTGAGCATTTCCGAAAGTGGGCAGACAACGAAATTCTTTCGCAACTACCTTGTTAGGTTAGACACCGAAGGTCTTTTTCTACTTGTCATCGGATTCTTTCCGTGGGATTCTACTTTTGAAACCGTTGGGGGTGGGGCTTTATAAGCCTCTGAGAGAGTCCCCGGAACCTGATCAGGATAAGGCCTGCGTAGGAAAACGGATCAGTTAAATTCTTATTTTGAGAGTTATCGCGCAATTGCTCGAGGACTTTCTAATTTGATTTTTTTCGATATCTAGTTTTTAACAACGTCCACTTTACCTCAGTTCCATCTCCAAACCGGCGGTCAGGAGAATGTATGGAACCCACTCAAGAATTTCAAGTCCCACTCAAAACGATCCGTCTTACAGACGGCACCGAATACAAATCGTATCATACGGAAGGAGCGCTTTCCGATCGAACCCCTTCCGATTACAAAAACGGAATCGCACCTCTTCGTAAGGAATGGATTCAAAAACGTTTGGATCGGGGCGACACGAACCATTCTCAGATGTATTACGCGAAAAAGGGAATCATCACCGAAGAGATGCGTTATGTGGCCATTCGGGAGAATATGAATCCGCAGTTCGTTCGTTCCGAGATCGCGTCGGGCCGCGCGATTCTTCCTTCGAACCGAAAACATCCCGAACTCGAACCGATGATCATAGGAAAGAATTTTCTCGTAAAAATCAACGCGAACATCGGCAATTCCGCGCTCGGTTCTTCGATCGAAGAGGAAGTCGAAAAACTTCACTGGTCCGTCAAATGGGGGGCCGATACCGTGATGGATCTTTCCACCGGAAAAAACATTCACGAAACGAGAGAATGGATTTTGAGAAATTCTCCCGTGCCGATCGGAACAGTTCCCATTTATCAAGCCCTCGAAAAGGTGAAAGGTAAAGCTGAGAATTTGAATATTCAAGTTTTCTTGGAGACTCTCGAGGAACAAGCGGAACAAGGTGTGGATTATTTTACGATTCACGCGGGAGTTCTTCTACGTTATATTCCTTTTACCGCAAATCGTGTGACCGGAATCGTTTCCAGAGGCGGATCGATTTTGGCGAAGTGGTGTCTCGCTCATCATAAGGAGAATTTTTTATACACCCACTTCGACGAGATTCTGAAGGTTATGAAAAAATACGGGGTTTCATTCTCCCTTGGCGACGGTTTACGTCCGGGTTCCATCGCGGACGCGAACGATAAGGCTCAGTTCGGCGAATTGGAAACTTTGGGCGAATTGACTTCTCGCGCTTGGGAAGAAGACATTCAAGTGATGATCGAAGGTCCGGGTCACGTTCCTATGCATCTCATCAAGGAGAATGTGGATCTTCAGATGAAACTTTGTAAGGAAGCTCCGTTTTACACGTTAGGCCCTCTTGTTACGGATATCGCTCCGGGTTACGATCATATCACTTCCGCGATCGGCGCCGCGATGATCGGTTGGTTCGGAACGGCTATGCTTTGTTATGTGACTCCCAAAGAACACCTCGGCCTTCCAGATAAGGAAGACGTGAAACAAGGAGTGATCGCTTATAAGATCGCGGCGCACGCGGCGGATCTTGCGAAAGGTCATCCGGGTGCGATCGAACGAGACAATCTTTTGAGTAAGGCCCGTTTTGAATTTCGTTGGGAGGATCAGTTCGCGTTGTCCTTAGATCCGGAAACCGCAAAGTCCTTTCACGATGAAACTCTTCCTCAGGATCGTATGAAAACCGCACACTTTTGTTCGATGTGCGGTCCTCATTTTTGCTCGATGAATCTCACTCAAGAATTGAGAAAGTTCGCGGAAGAAAAAGGAATCGAAGAATCGAAGGCCGTCGAGATCGGAATGGAAGAAAAGTCCAAGGAATTTTTAGATCAAGGCGCGGAGATTTATAGCGCTCCTTGATTGTGGGAACTCCTGCAGGTTTCATGAATGTTTTACTTTGAATGCGAAAGAATGTAGGAACTACTACGTTTCAAAGTGGAATATGCGAGATCTGTTATGGTCATCACTTGGTCCGACAAACAAAGCCGGGCCAAAATTACATTGACGAACCGCGCAATTTTACTCGGAGACGATATTCAAAATCTGTTCTCCGAGATCGATCCTTCCGTCCGGGGTGCGAATCGTGGAACGAACTACGTCCCCCGGTTGAAGGTATTGTCGTCGTTTGCTCTGACCTTTGACGAACAATTTCCATTTTTTCTTTTCGGGTAAAAGACTTGCAAGATTTTGAATAAACTTTCCGGGGGCGAGAAGGGCGCAACCGGAAGGGGTTCCCGTCAACAAAACGTCTCCCGGTGAAACATTACAAAATTCTGATAGTTCCAAAATGCTTTCGGTAGGATTAAAAACCAGATTGGAAGCCTTATCTTTTTGACGGACTTCTCCGTTTACGGAAAGAGTCAGTTCCAAAGAACCCAAAACTTCGAAGTCGCCCGGATCCAAAACGGTGAGATAAGGACCGGAAGGACAAAAGGTTCGATACGACTTTCCCTTATACCACTGCATTTGCGGAAGTTGTATGTCCCTCGCGGAAACGTCATTCGCCATAAAGAACGCGGCGACGTATTCGCTTACGTTTGAGGAATTCTTTGCAAGAGGTTGATCGAAACCTTTTCCGAACACAAGACCGAGTTCGATTTCATAATCTAAAAGTTTTACGTGCGCGGGCCGAACGACTTCTCCGATCGGAACAGAAAGGGAAGCGTCCGATTTTGTGAAGAATAGATTGTAATTTTTTTCGTCCGGATCGAGGCCCGATTCGATCAGATGTTGTCTGTAGTTGGCACCTTGACAGAGGATCTGACACGGGGCCGTGATCGGAGAAAGGATCGAAACGTTTTTTAAAGAAAGACTTTGCGTTTTTGTTTGTATCTTTGTCTTTGCGGACTTCTTTTTGATTCGAACGAATTCGAGAAATTCCTTTGTGGATAAGTCTCCGCAGTTTAACGG
Coding sequences within it:
- a CDS encoding porin OmpL1, giving the protein MVRNMSKVLLVLAVLLSSVASLSAKSYAVVGFGLQLDLGQLGGTITKDGLDAASYYGPVRSSNTCSVGADAGCIQDPSKAAGTGTYVGVAPRRAIPAENRLITLDRTTGGLVNAKSTKGAMVGGNLMVGYESDFSKYFFWRVAAEYTQKISGGVTKADMLGYNIVDITWGFSSIVIPATVGIKLNVTEDAAVYMGAGLNYFNGGWSLNGMNNIKSGYDALTAAGLTSVANLLSDGTDPVVTREHTRFRASGIAPNFLIGTQARISDKGHVFLELETIMSAAYAVGKTQSVGGASNLSPYPAYPIVVGGQIYRFGYKHEL
- the thiC gene encoding phosphomethylpyrimidine synthase ThiC, with translation MEPTQEFQVPLKTIRLTDGTEYKSYHTEGALSDRTPSDYKNGIAPLRKEWIQKRLDRGDTNHSQMYYAKKGIITEEMRYVAIRENMNPQFVRSEIASGRAILPSNRKHPELEPMIIGKNFLVKINANIGNSALGSSIEEEVEKLHWSVKWGADTVMDLSTGKNIHETREWILRNSPVPIGTVPIYQALEKVKGKAENLNIQVFLETLEEQAEQGVDYFTIHAGVLLRYIPFTANRVTGIVSRGGSILAKWCLAHHKENFLYTHFDEILKVMKKYGVSFSLGDGLRPGSIADANDKAQFGELETLGELTSRAWEEDIQVMIEGPGHVPMHLIKENVDLQMKLCKEAPFYTLGPLVTDIAPGYDHITSAIGAAMIGWFGTAMLCYVTPKEHLGLPDKEDVKQGVIAYKIAAHAADLAKGHPGAIERDNLLSKARFEFRWEDQFALSLDPETAKSFHDETLPQDRMKTAHFCSMCGPHFCSMNLTQELRKFAEEKGIEESKAVEIGMEEKSKEFLDQGAEIYSAP
- a CDS encoding fumarylacetoacetate hydrolase family protein is translated as MATNYIRFYKKNQIDWGKIEGGNKNVLPLNCGDLSTKEFLEFVRIKKKSAKTKIQTKTQSLSLKNVSILSPITAPCQILCQGANYRQHLIESGLDPDEKNYNLFFTKSDASLSVPIGEVVRPAHVKLLDYEIELGLVFGKGFDQPLAKNSSNVSEYVAAFFMANDVSARDIQLPQMQWYKGKSYRTFCPSGPYLTVLDPGDFEVLGSLELTLSVNGEVRQKDKASNLVFNPTESILELSEFCNVSPGDVLLTGTPSGCALLAPGKFIQNLASLLPEKKKWKLFVKGQSKRRQYLQPGDVVRSTIRTPDGRIDLGEQILNIVSE